The following proteins are co-located in the Pedobacter frigiditerrae genome:
- a CDS encoding glycoside hydrolase family 13 protein produces the protein MIKKLFLLTLVLSVQVQVFAQLLAIDRVEPANWWVGFKDQSLQLLVRGNQIADKTVALNYPGVKLVSVQKVENPNYLFVNLQISLTAKSGTFPIIFSKKGEKAVSYNYELKSRTNHTEGVSNKDFIYLIMPDRFSNGDLSNDKIEGMKDKHFSRDSMYYRHGGDLQGIINKLHYLQDLGVTTLWLNPLLENDEFVTSYHGYANTENYRIDRRFGDNPLYKKLVEECHKRGMKMIKDLVHNHIGDQHFLFLDPPAKNWFHQWTKYIGTTYKDQTLFDPYAATADKKLMTDGWFDKHMPDVNQQNPLVKKYITQSHIWWIEYAGLDGFRLDTYAYNDRDFMAEWAQAITREFPKFTYFGETWVNGTANQVFFTEGNTANQHFDTKLQGVTDFQTYFAINETLNGKFGWTDGVNRLYTVLASDYQYKDPTRNVLFLDNHDTDRFLSKVGEDFNKFKSGIILLLSLRGIPQMYYGTEILMKNFANPDGKVRDDFPGGWATDKVDKFISSGRNEKENEAFNFVKKLANYRKNNPVLQTGKMMQFVPEKGIYVYFRYDAKKTVMVVMNTNDEAKELETSRFAERIGKHQTLLNIITDQKFVINKLTLPSKTTYIFELQ, from the coding sequence ATGATAAAGAAATTATTCTTATTGACCTTGGTGCTATCTGTGCAAGTTCAAGTCTTTGCTCAGTTACTAGCCATAGATAGGGTGGAGCCAGCAAATTGGTGGGTTGGTTTTAAAGATCAATCGCTACAGCTACTGGTAAGAGGAAACCAAATTGCAGATAAAACTGTTGCGCTAAATTACCCTGGTGTAAAGCTTGTAAGTGTTCAAAAAGTAGAAAACCCTAATTATCTATTTGTTAACCTGCAAATTTCTTTAACCGCAAAGTCGGGAACGTTCCCGATTATTTTTTCTAAAAAAGGCGAGAAGGCAGTTAGCTATAATTACGAGTTAAAATCTAGAACAAATCATACAGAAGGTGTATCTAATAAAGATTTTATTTATTTAATTATGCCAGATCGTTTTTCCAATGGTGATTTAAGTAACGACAAGATTGAAGGGATGAAGGACAAACACTTCAGTCGCGATTCGATGTACTACCGACACGGGGGAGACCTACAAGGCATCATCAATAAATTGCATTATTTACAAGACTTAGGCGTTACAACGCTTTGGCTAAATCCTTTATTAGAAAATGATGAATTTGTTACCTCATACCATGGTTACGCCAATACAGAAAACTATAGGATAGATCGACGTTTCGGTGACAATCCTCTTTATAAAAAACTGGTAGAGGAGTGCCACAAACGTGGGATGAAAATGATTAAAGATTTGGTGCATAACCATATTGGAGATCAGCATTTTTTGTTTTTAGACCCGCCTGCAAAAAATTGGTTTCATCAATGGACAAAGTATATAGGTACAACTTATAAAGACCAAACTCTATTTGATCCTTATGCCGCAACAGCTGATAAAAAATTAATGACGGATGGTTGGTTTGACAAACACATGCCAGATGTTAATCAGCAAAATCCATTAGTAAAAAAATATATTACGCAAAGCCACATCTGGTGGATTGAATATGCAGGTTTGGATGGATTTAGATTAGATACCTATGCCTACAACGATAGAGATTTTATGGCAGAATGGGCGCAGGCAATCACCAGAGAATTTCCGAAGTTTACTTACTTTGGCGAAACTTGGGTGAACGGGACAGCTAATCAGGTTTTCTTCACGGAGGGGAATACTGCCAATCAGCATTTTGACACTAAATTACAAGGTGTAACAGATTTTCAAACCTACTTTGCCATTAATGAAACTTTAAATGGGAAATTCGGCTGGACAGATGGTGTGAACAGGTTATATACTGTATTAGCTAGTGATTATCAATATAAAGATCCTACTCGAAATGTTTTGTTTTTGGATAACCACGATACAGACAGGTTCTTGTCTAAGGTTGGGGAAGATTTTAATAAATTCAAATCTGGTATTATTTTATTGCTTTCACTTCGTGGGATACCACAGATGTATTATGGCACTGAAATTCTGATGAAAAACTTTGCAAATCCTGATGGAAAGGTAAGAGATGATTTTCCTGGAGGTTGGGCGACTGATAAAGTAGATAAATTTATTTCTTCAGGCAGAAATGAAAAAGAAAATGAAGCTTTCAACTTTGTTAAAAAGTTAGCTAACTACCGTAAAAACAATCCTGTTTTACAAACGGGGAAAATGATGCAATTTGTCCCAGAAAAAGGTATTTACGTTTATTTTAGGTATGATGCTAAAAAAACAGTAATGGTGGTAATGAATACAAATGACGAAGCAAAGGAGTTAGAAACTTCACGTTTTGCAGAGCGAATTGGTAAACATCAAACTTTGTTAAATATAATAACAGACCAAAAATTTGTTATCAATAAATTAACGTTACCATCCAAAACAACTTATATATTTGAATTACAATAA
- a CDS encoding TonB-dependent receptor, which translates to MNKIFTKVIFMLFMLLATGLAVHAQSIVVSGTVTDKLTKEPIPGVSVTVKGKTIGSSTDSKGQFSFSTTEKPPFTLLVSYIGFTTVEREVSSNTANLTFELESGAILGQEVVVSASRTPERILESPVSVERISSSQLKELPAPSFYDALNNLKGVEMSTQSLTFKSVNTRGFNANGNVRFNQYIDGMDNQAPGLNFSVGNIVGLSELDVDNVELLPGAASALYGAGGINGTLLMTSKNPYQYQGASFMYKAGINHVDDNNTNQGVQEFKQLDVRLAKSWNNKFGFKTSFGFLQAKDWAATDTRNFDRTARQLKGGDRSSDPNYDGINVYGDEISQNMLNVTQSLNSGIIAGVNAASGGAIPNIQTSLNGAFTALGVAAGAAPSAAQQAAVLGFFPAALRPTIQSYLPFYVGLRVPGLLPNQFVSRTGYAESDLVDYDTKSLKTSTSLHYKFSNTIEAIAQANWGTGTSVYTGTDRYSLRNFSIGQYKLELKGQDFFLRGYTTQERSGEAYNATILGTFINEAWKPSGGLTGWYAQYIGNYSAAKQAGQTDAAAQTFARSQADVGRLIPGTAGYETAKDAITKKTIGPANGAKFNDKTNLFHYEGMYNFSNALNNVVELQVGASYRDYFLHSDGTIFDDATRDITINEYGAFVQMGKKFGEKFKLTVAGRYDKSKNFEGRITPRVTGVWTVAPNNNIRASFQTGYRNPTTQDQYIDLAVGGGSTRLIGGLPESINKYALNTNKGVTSASYRAFVASAAAGAPNPALLQAYTFDAEGLRPESVKSFEIGYKGLATSKLLIDGYVYYNIYKDFIGGVELYQNPTTTAVKFNVPVNISEEVKSYGAAFGLDYQVGKFNFNGNTSYNKLSDVSPTFDNNFNTPEWRFNAGVGSREIIKNFGFNVQYRWQDTFMWSSTFATGQVPSYSTFDAQVNLKVPSVKSIIKLGGSNILNKYYQTSFGNPSVGALYYLSYTFNP; encoded by the coding sequence ATGAACAAAATCTTTACAAAAGTCATTTTTATGCTTTTTATGTTACTTGCAACTGGGCTTGCGGTACATGCGCAAAGCATAGTGGTTAGTGGTACCGTTACGGATAAACTGACCAAAGAGCCGATACCAGGTGTAAGCGTAACTGTTAAAGGAAAGACAATCGGGTCATCTACAGATTCAAAAGGACAGTTTTCTTTTAGCACGACAGAAAAGCCACCATTTACTTTATTAGTTTCTTATATAGGCTTTACTACTGTTGAAAGAGAGGTTTCAAGTAATACTGCAAATTTAACTTTTGAGTTAGAAAGTGGAGCGATTTTAGGCCAAGAAGTAGTTGTTTCTGCATCTAGAACACCAGAACGTATTTTGGAATCTCCTGTTTCTGTAGAGCGTATCAGTTCTTCTCAATTAAAAGAGTTGCCAGCTCCATCATTTTATGATGCATTGAACAATTTAAAAGGAGTGGAGATGAGTACTCAAAGTTTAACCTTCAAGTCGGTTAATACTCGTGGTTTCAACGCAAATGGTAACGTACGTTTTAATCAGTATATCGATGGAATGGATAACCAAGCTCCAGGCTTAAATTTCTCAGTAGGTAATATTGTAGGTTTATCAGAGTTGGATGTAGATAATGTTGAGTTATTACCTGGTGCTGCTTCAGCATTATATGGTGCTGGTGGTATTAATGGTACATTACTAATGACCTCAAAAAATCCTTATCAATATCAAGGTGCAAGTTTTATGTACAAAGCAGGTATTAATCATGTTGATGATAACAATACTAACCAAGGCGTTCAAGAATTTAAACAATTAGATGTTCGTTTAGCAAAATCTTGGAATAACAAATTCGGTTTCAAAACTTCATTTGGTTTTTTACAAGCAAAAGATTGGGCTGCTACTGATACACGTAATTTTGATAGAACAGCTCGTCAGTTAAAAGGTGGCGATAGAAGTAGCGATCCAAATTATGATGGTATAAACGTATATGGTGATGAAATCAGCCAAAATATGCTGAATGTAACTCAATCACTAAATTCTGGAATTATCGCAGGCGTTAATGCAGCGAGTGGAGGTGCAATTCCAAATATTCAAACTTCGTTAAATGGAGCTTTTACAGCATTAGGCGTTGCCGCAGGTGCTGCTCCATCTGCAGCACAACAGGCTGCGGTACTTGGTTTTTTCCCAGCAGCTTTAAGACCAACCATCCAAAGTTATTTGCCTTTTTATGTTGGTTTAAGAGTTCCAGGATTGTTGCCTAATCAATTTGTATCTAGAACAGGTTATGCTGAAAGTGATCTAGTAGATTATGATACTAAATCGTTAAAAACATCAACTTCATTACATTATAAATTCAGTAATACTATTGAAGCGATTGCACAAGCTAATTGGGGAACAGGAACATCTGTTTACACAGGTACTGATCGTTATTCTCTAAGAAACTTCAGCATAGGACAATATAAATTAGAATTAAAAGGCCAAGATTTCTTCTTAAGAGGTTACACTACTCAAGAACGTTCGGGAGAAGCTTATAATGCTACTATTCTTGGAACTTTTATTAATGAAGCCTGGAAACCATCTGGAGGCTTAACAGGTTGGTATGCACAATATATTGGAAATTATTCGGCTGCTAAACAAGCTGGTCAAACAGATGCGGCTGCGCAAACTTTTGCAAGATCTCAAGCAGATGTTGGTCGTTTAATTCCTGGTACTGCTGGATATGAAACTGCGAAAGATGCCATAACCAAAAAAACTATTGGCCCAGCAAATGGTGCTAAGTTTAATGATAAAACCAATTTGTTCCATTATGAAGGTATGTACAACTTCTCTAACGCATTAAATAATGTTGTAGAGTTACAAGTTGGTGCATCTTATCGCGATTACTTCTTGCATTCTGACGGAACTATATTTGATGATGCAACTCGTGACATAACCATTAATGAGTATGGTGCATTTGTTCAAATGGGTAAAAAGTTTGGAGAGAAATTTAAATTGACAGTTGCTGGTCGCTATGATAAAAGCAAAAACTTTGAAGGTAGAATTACTCCTCGTGTAACTGGTGTATGGACCGTTGCGCCTAACAACAACATTAGAGCATCATTCCAAACTGGTTATCGTAATCCAACAACTCAAGATCAATATATTGATTTGGCAGTGGGTGGAGGTTCAACTCGTTTAATTGGTGGTTTACCTGAATCAATTAACAAATATGCCTTAAATACCAATAAAGGTGTAACATCAGCAAGTTATAGGGCATTTGTTGCATCTGCAGCAGCTGGCGCTCCTAACCCAGCTTTATTGCAAGCCTATACTTTTGATGCAGAAGGCTTACGTCCTGAAAGTGTTAAATCTTTTGAAATAGGTTATAAAGGACTAGCAACAAGTAAATTATTAATCGATGGTTATGTTTATTATAACATCTACAAAGATTTTATTGGTGGTGTAGAATTATATCAAAATCCTACAACAACTGCTGTAAAGTTCAATGTACCAGTTAATATCAGCGAAGAAGTTAAATCTTACGGTGCTGCATTTGGTTTAGACTACCAAGTAGGTAAATTTAACTTTAACGGTAATACATCATACAACAAGTTAAGCGATGTATCTCCAACCTTTGATAATAACTTTAATACGCCAGAATGGAGATTTAATGCTGGTGTTGGAAGCAGAGAGATCATTAAAAACTTTGGCTTTAATGTACAGTACAGATGGCAAGATACTTTCATGTGGAGTTCTACATTCGCAACAGGTCAAGTTCCATCATATTCTACATTTGATGCGCAGGTTAACTTGAAAGTGCCTTCGGTTAAATCGATCATTAAATTAGGTGGTTCTAACATTTTAAATAAATACTATCAAACATCATTTGGTAATCCATCTGTTGGAGCGTTGTATTATTTATCATATACATTTAACCCATAG
- the pgmB gene encoding beta-phosphoglucomutase: protein MSKIKACIFDLDGVIVDTAVYHYKAWRRLANQLGFDFTEEQNEQLKGISRIESLKIILNWGTVSKSEEEMQELATLKNTWYVEMITKMTPSDILPGAKEFLEEVRAKKYLTALGSASKNSEMILKQIGLMHLFDALVDGNKVTKSKPNPEVFLVGAKELDVKPEECVVFEDAIAGVEAAKAGNMIAVGIGEADILNQADLVVKGLFEMTIEKLENL, encoded by the coding sequence ATGTCTAAAATAAAAGCATGCATTTTCGATCTTGATGGCGTTATCGTTGATACGGCGGTTTATCACTATAAAGCTTGGCGCAGGTTGGCAAATCAATTGGGATTTGATTTTACCGAAGAGCAAAACGAGCAACTAAAAGGTATCAGTAGAATAGAGTCCCTTAAAATAATATTAAATTGGGGAACTGTTAGTAAGTCTGAAGAAGAAATGCAAGAACTTGCCACCTTGAAAAATACCTGGTATGTGGAGATGATTACAAAAATGACGCCGAGCGATATCTTGCCAGGTGCAAAAGAATTTTTAGAAGAAGTTAGAGCCAAAAAGTATTTAACAGCCTTAGGTTCTGCCAGTAAAAATTCGGAAATGATATTAAAACAGATTGGCTTAATGCATCTATTTGATGCCTTAGTGGATGGGAATAAAGTCACCAAATCTAAACCAAATCCAGAGGTATTTCTGGTTGGGGCAAAAGAACTAGACGTAAAGCCAGAAGAATGCGTTGTGTTTGAAGATGCAATTGCTGGGGTTGAAGCTGCAAAGGCTGGAAATATGATAGCCGTGGGCATTGGTGAGGCTGATATTTTAAACCAAGCAGATTTGGTGGTAAAAGGGTTATTTGAAATGACCATAGAAAAATTGGAGAATTTATAA